In the genome of Solibacillus silvestris, one region contains:
- a CDS encoding oxidoreductase has protein sequence MKLVGSIAIVTGASHNKGIGTAICRKLAKDAADIFFTHWGSNVDWAVNFQNEIIGEYGVRCGNLEIDLSEPNSPFKLLERVAYQLGIPTILVNNAAHSTRDGYMKLDAKTLDDHYAVNMRATFILSVEFARRLKLQNKLKGRIINMTSGQALGPMTGELAYVATKGAISAFTLSLSAELAPLGITVNAINPGPTDTGWMTDEIKTHLTSKFLSGRVGLPEDAARLVSFLASEEAQWITGQIINSEGGFLRA, from the coding sequence ATGAAATTAGTTGGCTCTATAGCAATAGTCACTGGTGCAAGCCATAACAAAGGAATTGGAACCGCTATTTGTCGTAAGTTAGCAAAAGATGCTGCAGATATATTTTTTACACATTGGGGTTCAAATGTGGATTGGGCAGTAAATTTTCAAAACGAAATAATAGGAGAATACGGAGTTAGATGTGGCAACTTAGAAATAGACTTATCTGAACCAAACTCTCCATTTAAATTACTGGAAAGGGTTGCTTACCAATTGGGCATACCGACAATATTAGTTAATAATGCCGCACACTCCACCAGAGATGGATATATGAAATTAGATGCAAAAACACTTGATGATCATTATGCGGTAAATATGAGAGCAACTTTTATACTGAGTGTTGAATTTGCTCGTCGCTTAAAGCTACAAAATAAATTGAAAGGCAGAATTATCAATATGACTTCTGGACAAGCACTTGGACCGATGACTGGTGAATTAGCTTATGTTGCAACAAAAGGCGCTATATCAGCTTTCACACTTTCTTTATCGGCGGAATTGGCACCATTAGGCATTACGGTAAACGCAATAAATCCAGGTCCTACCGATACAGGCTGGATGACAGATGAGATAAAAACACATTTAACAAGTAAGTTCTTATCAGGGAGAGTTGGATTACCTGAAGATGCAGCCCGGTTAGTATCTTTCCTTGCCAGTGAAGAGGCACAATGGATTACAGGACAAATAATTAACTCAGAAGGAGGTTTTTTAAGAGCTTAG
- a CDS encoding transposase, with amino-acid sequence MNPVIGLDVAKGESQVQAYLERKKPYKKSFKVKHDLDGLASLLDFIKEVEDISGERPPLVMESTGHYHTPVVQYFEDKGYLIIIVNPLISYKTKSSSLRKVKTDIVDANHLCELYYKEDLEPYKKRGIQLANLRHLTRQHDNITGMFVQTKLQFQAVLDQVFPEYSNFFGDLYSNVSLKILQTYPTSEDILSANNEVLTTKIKEFCNSRSLQWANQQAEKLMTAAAQNPFQQALYSSLALSLDMYINMIFEYKKHLSLLENEIDALAKSIEESKIIQSIPGIGEKIAATIISEIGEIERFNHPKKLVAFAGLDPSIFESGTLRRGGSYPLLRKNTCYYNTAYYHCFIYLYDSFH; translated from the coding sequence ATGAATCCAGTCATTGGCCTGGATGTAGCTAAAGGTGAAAGTCAGGTTCAAGCTTATTTGGAAAGAAAGAAGCCCTACAAGAAAAGCTTTAAAGTAAAACATGATCTTGATGGGTTAGCTAGTTTATTAGATTTTATTAAAGAAGTAGAAGATATTTCAGGAGAGCGCCCTCCCCTAGTTATGGAGTCTACAGGCCATTATCACACACCAGTTGTTCAATATTTTGAAGACAAAGGTTATTTAATCATTATCGTAAATCCACTCATCTCTTATAAGACGAAAAGTTCTAGTTTACGAAAGGTAAAAACAGATATCGTTGATGCCAATCATCTCTGCGAGCTGTATTATAAAGAGGATTTAGAGCCTTATAAAAAGCGTGGCATCCAACTTGCGAACTTACGTCATCTTACGAGACAGCACGATAATATTACAGGCATGTTTGTACAAACTAAACTACAATTCCAAGCAGTCTTAGATCAAGTATTCCCTGAATATAGTAATTTTTTTGGCGACTTATATTCGAATGTTTCTTTAAAAATACTACAGACTTATCCTACTTCAGAAGATATATTGAGCGCCAATAACGAAGTATTAACAACTAAAATAAAAGAATTCTGTAATTCTCGTTCTCTACAATGGGCAAATCAACAGGCTGAAAAGCTAATGACTGCAGCAGCTCAAAATCCATTTCAACAGGCTTTATATTCTAGCCTTGCCCTAAGTTTAGATATGTATATTAACATGATCTTTGAATACAAAAAACACCTATCCCTACTTGAAAATGAGATAGATGCTTTGGCCAAAAGTATTGAAGAATCGAAGATTATCCAATCAATTCCTGGTATCGGAGAAAAAATCGCTGCCACGATTATATCCGAAATTGGGGAAATTGAAAGGTTTAATCACCCTAAGAAACTAGTCGCATTTGCCGGTCTTGATCCAAGTATCTTTGAATCAGGTACATTAAGGAGGGGGGGTTCCTATCCCCTACTAAGGAAAAACACCTGTTATTACAACACAGCTTATTATCATTGCTTTATTTATCTGTATGATTCATTCCATTGA
- a CDS encoding stage II sporulation protein P, giving the protein MSPKLTEDTNKRKGKNKTILFLYIAVLLFIIWAIATIWLAMTYKLNNKNNEEKEVINSALNKKSPTNKFNSEEDKTFENTDRDDLKPPMETVLKDRTLRIKNIEGIFGNMESPKEISAIHSTFGKEVVYIYHSHSRESFLPYLKDTIRPEEAYHSVANITLVGKMLGRAMDQRGVGTKVETVDIVQLLNFRKLDYTSSYNVSRELVQLSQNENKDLEYFIDIHRDSLRKENTTIEINRTKYANLLFVVGTGHAEFEKNLQFANNLHTLLENRYPSLSKGILQRSSSQGNGIYNQDLSPNSLIIEIGGVDNTVEELHRSTEALAEVLSDYYWEENLESR; this is encoded by the coding sequence ATGTCTCCTAAATTAACAGAAGATACGAACAAAAGAAAGGGAAAGAATAAAACAATATTATTTCTTTATATAGCGGTCCTTCTTTTTATTATCTGGGCAATAGCTACTATTTGGTTGGCAATGACCTACAAACTTAATAATAAAAATAATGAGGAAAAAGAAGTTATAAATAGTGCTTTAAATAAAAAAAGTCCCACTAATAAATTTAATTCAGAAGAGGATAAGACTTTTGAAAACACGGATAGAGATGACTTAAAACCACCTATGGAAACAGTATTAAAAGACAGAACTCTTCGAATAAAAAATATTGAGGGGATTTTTGGAAATATGGAATCACCTAAAGAAATTTCGGCTATCCACTCTACTTTTGGTAAAGAAGTTGTTTATATTTATCATTCCCATAGTAGGGAATCCTTTTTGCCCTATTTAAAAGATACAATCAGACCAGAAGAAGCTTATCATTCAGTAGCAAACATAACATTGGTTGGAAAAATGCTTGGGCGAGCAATGGATCAAAGGGGAGTAGGAACGAAAGTTGAGACTGTAGATATCGTACAACTTTTGAATTTTAGGAAATTAGATTACACCAGCTCTTACAATGTTTCAAGGGAGCTAGTGCAACTATCACAAAATGAAAATAAAGACCTTGAATACTTTATAGATATTCACCGTGATTCATTACGAAAAGAGAATACAACGATTGAAATAAATAGAACAAAATATGCTAATCTACTTTTTGTAGTTGGAACTGGCCATGCAGAATTTGAAAAGAATCTTCAGTTTGCGAATAATTTACATACACTATTAGAGAATAGATATCCATCTTTGTCAAAAGGCATTCTTCAAAGAAGTAGCAGTCAGGGAAATGGAATTTATAATCAAGATCTTTCCCCTAACTCATTAATTATAGAAATTGGGGGAGTAGATAATACGGTAGAAGAACTTCATAGATCAACGGAAGCTCTTGCTGAAGTGTTAAGTGATTATTATTGGGAAGAAAATTTGGAATCTCGATGA
- a CDS encoding copper oxidase has translation MKFNFLVITLLISSVIIAGCSAASSESGEHEAMDHSNMTNMEGMDHSNMTDEEMEEMNMENGHASHTNLVALNNSTGENELAIPQLIEPKDGVVTINAQQGTTEIFKGVQSQTFGYNGSFLGPVIRVNEGETVIFRTKNELAEPTTFHWHGVDISGEGDGGPHQLLGPGAMEDVKFTVRQGASTLWFHPHPEGSTAEQVYKGLAGLIYVEDNNSKNLNLPKEYGVNDFPLVFQDREFTVEKQFDYQAVRNDDGTIGDTLLVNGTINPKLTIGKEKVRLRLLNGANARNYTFKLNTGDKFQQIASDGGFLNSPIEMSKITLAPGERAEIIVDFSKYDTESDIALLNEDDAILLPFIIDEQKTNPLQISTSLNDFAVTDKERNLSVTKKLELFGMGKMVYINGKQFDMNRIDFSQKQGDTEIWEIYNKPDAMGGMIHPFHIHGTQFKVVSIDGNEPPVNLQGWKDTISIEAGQTVKLAVKFNNKGIYMFHCHILEHEENGMMGQVEVI, from the coding sequence ATGAAGTTTAATTTTTTAGTTATTACTTTACTAATTAGTAGTGTTATTATTGCAGGCTGTAGTGCAGCTAGTTCTGAATCTGGTGAGCATGAAGCAATGGATCATTCAAACATGACAAACATGGAGGGTATGGACCATTCGAACATGACCGATGAGGAAATGGAAGAAATGAATATGGAAAACGGTCATGCAAGTCATACAAACCTTGTTGCACTAAATAATTCGACCGGGGAAAATGAGTTAGCCATCCCACAATTAATTGAACCGAAAGATGGAGTTGTTACTATTAATGCTCAACAAGGTACAACAGAAATTTTTAAGGGAGTTCAATCTCAAACATTTGGATACAATGGGTCATTTTTAGGTCCGGTTATTCGTGTTAATGAAGGAGAAACGGTAATATTTAGAACAAAAAACGAATTAGCTGAACCAACAACATTTCATTGGCATGGTGTAGATATATCAGGTGAAGGCGATGGTGGTCCACATCAGCTTTTAGGACCAGGAGCAATGGAAGACGTGAAGTTTACTGTTCGTCAAGGTGCATCAACACTTTGGTTCCATCCTCATCCAGAAGGTTCTACAGCTGAACAAGTATATAAAGGTCTAGCAGGACTAATCTATGTTGAAGATAATAATTCTAAAAATCTAAACTTACCAAAAGAATATGGGGTAAACGATTTTCCATTAGTATTTCAAGATAGAGAGTTCACTGTCGAAAAACAGTTTGATTATCAAGCAGTACGAAATGATGATGGTACAATCGGTGATACTTTATTAGTTAATGGTACGATAAATCCAAAACTGACAATAGGAAAAGAAAAAGTGAGACTTCGTTTATTGAACGGAGCGAATGCACGAAATTATACATTTAAATTAAATACAGGTGATAAATTCCAACAAATAGCAAGTGATGGTGGCTTCTTAAATAGCCCTATTGAGATGAGTAAAATTACATTAGCACCTGGTGAGCGAGCGGAAATTATTGTGGATTTTTCAAAATACGATACTGAAAGTGATATTGCACTTTTAAATGAAGATGATGCAATACTATTACCATTTATTATTGATGAGCAAAAAACAAATCCGCTACAAATTTCAACAAGTTTAAATGATTTCGCGGTGACAGATAAAGAAAGAAATTTATCCGTTACGAAAAAACTAGAACTTTTCGGGATGGGGAAAATGGTTTATATTAATGGTAAACAATTTGATATGAACCGAATTGATTTTTCGCAGAAGCAAGGTGATACAGAAATTTGGGAAATTTACAATAAACCAGATGCGATGGGTGGCATGATCCATCCGTTTCATATTCATGGTACTCAATTTAAAGTTGTTTCAATTGATGGAAATGAGCCACCTGTAAACTTGCAGGGATGGAAGGACACAATTTCAATTGAAGCTGGTCAAACAGTTAAATTAGCCGTGAAATTTAATAATAAAGGTATATACATGTTCCACTGCCATATTCTCGAACATGAAGAAAACGGAATGATGGGACAAGTAGAAGTAATCTAG
- a CDS encoding cytochrome C biosynthesis protein encodes MYKFLSQISQIISNPVSAFLHSFDHSPFFIALLLGLIGAVAPCQLTGNISAITLYGNRTIQINNSWGVITSFIIGKVMVYSVIGFLAWFFGQSFETKITEYFPLFRKIIGPLLIITGFVLLGFLKFQFLSRFNFHIPESLKKGKVSSFLLGASFAIAFCPTMFVLFFVWLMPTVASTSYGLVLPAIFGIATSIPLMLILGLIWFFDVKGLIMKKSMKAGRVIQRIAGIVLIFIGILDTLTYWV; translated from the coding sequence ATGTATAAATTTTTGTCTCAAATAAGTCAAATAATCAGTAATCCAGTTTCTGCTTTTTTACATTCATTTGATCATTCTCCATTTTTTATAGCCCTTCTTCTAGGGTTAATTGGCGCGGTAGCACCCTGTCAACTTACCGGAAATATCAGCGCAATAACCCTTTATGGAAATCGAACGATTCAAATAAACAACAGTTGGGGAGTAATCACATCTTTCATTATTGGGAAAGTGATGGTTTATAGTGTCATTGGATTTTTAGCCTGGTTTTTTGGTCAATCATTTGAAACAAAAATAACGGAGTACTTTCCATTATTCCGTAAAATAATTGGTCCCTTATTAATTATTACTGGATTTGTACTATTAGGGTTTTTAAAGTTTCAATTTTTAAGTCGCTTTAATTTTCATATTCCAGAAAGTTTAAAAAAGGGAAAAGTAAGCTCATTCCTTTTAGGTGCAAGTTTTGCAATTGCATTTTGTCCTACTATGTTTGTCCTCTTTTTCGTTTGGCTAATGCCTACGGTAGCATCTACATCTTATGGATTAGTGCTCCCTGCAATATTTGGAATCGCAACATCGATTCCTCTTATGCTGATTTTAGGGTTAATATGGTTTTTTGATGTAAAAGGCTTAATCATGAAAAAAAGTATGAAGGCAGGAAGAGTCATACAAAGGATTGCTGGAATTGTGCTAATTTTCATTGGCATCCTTGACACCCTCACATATTGGGTATGA
- a CDS encoding DNA-binding response regulator, producing the protein MQTVLLVDDEQRMLNLVELFLVPHGFKCLKEKNGENALETLRNEKVNLVILDVMMPEMDGWEVCKKIREFSQVPIIMLTARTDKLNLVKGLNIGADDYLTKPFDERELVARANAILRRVTKVDESNRDNVVYNEFYLDTEKYSLYYENSTAQLTSKEFFIVKALMSRPSKVYVREELLNAAWDYETETDIRTVDSHIRNLREKLKKAGFPTNEFLKTVWGIGYKWN; encoded by the coding sequence ATGCAAACGGTTCTTTTAGTAGATGATGAACAAAGAATGTTAAATCTGGTTGAATTATTTCTGGTTCCACACGGATTTAAATGTCTAAAAGAAAAAAATGGAGAAAATGCTTTAGAAACACTTAGAAATGAAAAAGTAAATTTGGTTATTTTAGATGTAATGATGCCTGAAATGGATGGATGGGAAGTTTGTAAAAAGATACGTGAATTCTCACAAGTCCCTATAATTATGCTTACCGCAAGAACAGATAAACTGAACTTAGTAAAGGGATTAAATATCGGCGCTGATGATTATCTCACAAAGCCATTTGATGAAAGAGAATTGGTTGCCAGGGCTAACGCGATTTTACGAAGAGTTACAAAAGTAGATGAGAGTAATCGTGATAATGTTGTTTATAACGAATTCTATTTAGACACGGAGAAATATTCCTTGTATTACGAAAATTCGACTGCTCAACTTACATCGAAAGAATTTTTTATTGTGAAGGCGCTGATGTCTAGACCTTCTAAAGTTTATGTACGGGAAGAATTGCTCAATGCGGCTTGGGATTATGAAACAGAAACGGATATTCGAACAGTTGATTCCCATATTCGCAATTTAAGAGAAAAGTTGAAGAAAGCAGGTTTTCCTACTAATGAATTTCTAAAGACTGTCTGGGGAATCGGTTATAAATGGAATTAA
- a CDS encoding two-component sensor histidine kinase, translated as MNKISTKLAVCFFIVVLIMESLLMYYLHQNMINNRVEEEFSLLLANGANHRDVLIENYSDTTIKHIVLMEKNEKREVMIIDSTGSMIGSSDNSYMLQEEYQLSVDDFNGEKDYIVVSDWRSLPYIISVHPYVVDQNRSGVVLMFQSTKSINQMVDDMNLHFVISGIIGLIVLFIIYALLSKILTRPLIRMKEATEKLSKGDFEVNLPNLGSDELGDLSNSIHKLAKDLKRLKNERNEFLASIAHELNTPLTYLIGYSKVAKREDLSDKDRKYYLEIIGEESNRMKELMKNLLDLARMDENTFTISKEHFLAKPFLENIYKFVAPSFEIKKIKLNLVCKSNLHIYADALRLEQIILNLLDNALKYSNENSEVCLKAYEKDGSTVISVIDTGIGIPSNEIEFIFEKLYRVEKSRSRAYGGSGIGLAVVKELVDAHGGTIEVESKIGQGSTFKITI; from the coding sequence GTGAATAAAATTTCTACAAAATTGGCGGTTTGTTTCTTCATAGTGGTGCTAATAATGGAATCGCTTTTGATGTATTACCTTCATCAAAATATGATTAATAATAGGGTGGAAGAAGAGTTCTCGTTATTATTGGCAAATGGTGCAAATCATCGCGACGTTCTTATTGAAAATTATTCAGATACCACGATAAAACATATTGTGTTAATGGAAAAAAATGAAAAGCGTGAAGTGATGATAATAGATAGTACAGGTAGTATGATTGGCAGTTCCGATAACTCCTATATGTTGCAAGAAGAGTATCAACTATCTGTAGACGATTTTAATGGTGAAAAAGATTACATAGTAGTTTCGGATTGGAGAAGTCTACCATACATAATTAGCGTACATCCATACGTAGTGGATCAAAATCGATCAGGCGTTGTCTTAATGTTTCAAAGTACAAAATCAATCAATCAAATGGTTGATGACATGAACTTGCATTTTGTTATATCTGGAATTATAGGATTAATTGTTTTATTTATTATATATGCGTTACTATCTAAAATTCTAACTCGACCGTTAATCCGAATGAAAGAAGCAACTGAGAAATTAAGTAAAGGTGATTTTGAGGTGAATTTACCGAATTTAGGGAGTGATGAACTAGGTGACTTATCGAATTCCATTCACAAGTTAGCAAAGGATTTAAAACGATTAAAGAATGAGAGAAATGAGTTCCTTGCTTCTATTGCTCATGAATTAAATACACCACTAACATATTTGATTGGATACTCGAAAGTTGCAAAAAGAGAAGATTTGAGTGATAAGGATCGGAAATATTACTTAGAAATTATTGGTGAAGAATCAAATCGAATGAAAGAATTAATGAAAAACTTATTAGATTTGGCACGAATGGATGAAAACACCTTCACCATTTCCAAAGAACATTTTTTGGCCAAACCATTTCTGGAGAATATTTATAAATTCGTAGCCCCTTCATTTGAAATAAAAAAAATCAAACTTAATCTTGTTTGTAAAAGCAATTTACACATCTATGCTGACGCTCTTAGATTAGAACAAATAATACTAAATTTATTAGATAATGCTTTAAAATATTCCAACGAAAATTCAGAGGTCTGTTTAAAAGCATATGAAAAGGATGGAAGTACAGTTATTTCTGTTATTGATACTGGTATTGGGATTCCATCAAACGAAATAGAATTTATATTTGAGAAATTATATCGAGTTGAAAAATCAAGGTCACGTGCGTACGGAGGCTCAGGAATCGGTCTCGCTGTTGTGAAAGAGTTAGTAGATGCACATGGAGGAACCATCGAGGTCGAAAGCAAAATAGGACAGGGTAGTACGTTTAAAATAACGATATAA
- a CDS encoding methionine--tRNA ligase, whose amino-acid sequence MNILIGGAWPYANGSLHLGHVAALLPGDILARYYRLKGERVLYVSGSDCNGTPISIRANQENTTVTAIADRYHTEFLQCFNELGFTYDLYTRTDASHHHIAVQNIFLKLIENGFLFKKRIEQAYCTVDHQFLPDRYVEGTCPNCGAKARGDQCDNCSTILDPLDLKDKTCKICGNEPEIRETEHYYYEFSHFQQQLENFVNEASIEGRWRENAVQLTKRYLTEGLPDRAVTRDLPNGISVPVDGFEGKKIYVWIEAVAGYYTASLEWAKQNGKDVSEWWNEEAVSYYIHGKDNIPFHTVIWPAILMGFGQEGLPTHIVSNEYLTLEKRKLSTSQNWAVWVPEILKDYDPDSIRYFLTINAPENRDADFSWREFIYSHNSELLGAFANFVNRTLKFIAKSFNHKVPQAKVNISIKLDVEHLYAKVGEHIESGEMKQAIEAIFNFIRTSNRYFDEEQPWATVNNQIEKCEETLATCVYIIQNLAQLLHPFLPFGCEKIRQMLGTSLNGWDEVADLPTELNNVEPLYERIDVKKIEEELQKLNEASKEFKY is encoded by the coding sequence ATGAATATATTAATCGGAGGCGCTTGGCCTTATGCAAATGGTTCTTTGCATTTAGGTCATGTAGCAGCACTTTTGCCAGGAGATATTTTGGCAAGATATTATCGCTTAAAAGGTGAAAGGGTGCTTTATGTATCAGGTAGTGACTGTAATGGTACGCCAATTTCAATACGGGCAAATCAAGAAAATACTACAGTAACAGCAATTGCGGATCGTTATCACACTGAATTTTTACAATGCTTCAATGAATTAGGATTTACTTATGATCTATATACAAGAACTGATGCATCACATCATCATATAGCTGTACAAAATATATTTTTAAAGCTTATAGAGAATGGCTTTTTATTTAAAAAAAGGATTGAGCAAGCATACTGTACAGTAGATCATCAATTTTTACCAGACAGATATGTGGAAGGAACGTGTCCAAATTGTGGGGCAAAAGCACGTGGAGATCAATGTGACAATTGTTCAACCATTCTAGATCCACTTGACTTGAAAGATAAAACATGCAAAATTTGCGGAAATGAGCCAGAAATCCGAGAAACTGAACATTATTATTATGAGTTTAGTCATTTTCAACAGCAATTAGAGAACTTTGTTAATGAAGCATCTATAGAAGGAAGATGGCGAGAGAATGCCGTACAGTTAACTAAACGATATTTAACTGAAGGATTACCAGATAGGGCTGTCACAAGGGATTTACCTAATGGTATTTCTGTACCTGTAGATGGTTTTGAAGGAAAGAAAATCTATGTTTGGATCGAAGCAGTAGCAGGATATTATACAGCAAGTTTAGAATGGGCAAAACAAAATGGGAAAGATGTTTCTGAATGGTGGAATGAAGAAGCCGTTTCCTATTATATTCATGGCAAAGATAATATCCCATTTCATACAGTAATTTGGCCAGCAATCTTAATGGGTTTTGGTCAAGAGGGATTACCAACACATATTGTTTCAAATGAATATTTAACATTAGAGAAAAGAAAACTTTCAACAAGTCAAAATTGGGCAGTTTGGGTACCAGAAATATTAAAAGATTATGATCCAGATTCGATTCGCTATTTTTTAACAATCAATGCACCAGAAAATCGTGATGCAGATTTTTCCTGGCGAGAATTTATCTACAGTCACAACAGTGAACTATTGGGTGCATTTGCTAATTTTGTGAATAGGACGTTGAAATTCATTGCAAAATCCTTTAATCACAAAGTCCCTCAAGCTAAAGTAAACATTAGTATTAAATTAGATGTGGAACACTTATATGCAAAAGTTGGGGAACATATCGAATCAGGTGAAATGAAACAGGCAATTGAAGCTATTTTTAACTTTATTCGTACGTCCAATCGCTACTTTGATGAAGAACAACCATGGGCTACTGTTAATAATCAAATTGAAAAATGTGAAGAAACGCTTGCAACTTGTGTTTACATTATTCAAAATTTAGCTCAATTATTACATCCCTTCTTACCTTTCGGTTGTGAAAAGATTCGTCAAATGTTAGGTACCTCTTTAAACGGATGGGATGAAGTTGCTGACTTACCAACTGAACTAAATAATGTAGAACCTCTATATGAAAGGATTGATGTAAAAAAAATAGAAGAAGAACTTCAAAAATTAAACGAAGCATCTAAAGAGTTTAAGTACTAA
- a CDS encoding MFS transporter, with translation MVQKTRVESAEEQTAILKSYILYPEKQKALYKRTLFVVSVSQIFGGAGLAAGVTVGALLAQQMLGTEAYAGLPSALFTLGSAGAALLVGRLSQASGRRIGLATGFMIGGLGAIGVIIAAIINSVLLLFLSLLIYGSGTATNLQARYAGTDLANNKQRATAISLTMVFTTFGAVAGPNLVNAMGDIALSIGVPALAGPFILAAAAYILAAIVLFAMLRPDPLLIARSIEASNKEKHEKTHSAITEQVENRRGIIVGATIMVLTQIVMVAIMTMTPVHMRHHGHSIGEVGLVIGFHIGAMYLPSLVTGILVDKLGRTAMAIASGITLLLAGLTAAFAPGDSMVFLVIALSLLGLGWNFGLISGTALIVDSTTTSTRAKTQGTLDVFVALSGAAGGALSGVIMAGSSYLTLSFIGGILSLLLIPVMIWSRIAKN, from the coding sequence ATGGTACAAAAAACTCGTGTAGAATCAGCAGAAGAACAAACAGCTATATTGAAAAGCTACATTCTTTATCCGGAAAAACAAAAAGCATTATATAAGCGGACATTATTCGTTGTAAGTGTCTCACAAATTTTTGGTGGGGCAGGATTAGCAGCAGGCGTTACGGTGGGGGCGCTTCTTGCACAGCAAATGCTTGGTACAGAAGCCTATGCCGGACTTCCTTCAGCATTATTTACTTTAGGTTCAGCAGGAGCAGCTTTACTCGTCGGGAGACTTTCGCAAGCGTCTGGACGTCGTATAGGTCTGGCTACAGGTTTTATGATTGGTGGGCTTGGGGCAATAGGGGTCATCATTGCAGCTATTATAAATAGCGTTTTGCTGTTATTTCTATCTTTACTTATTTATGGTTCAGGAACTGCAACTAATTTACAAGCTCGGTATGCAGGTACGGACTTAGCAAATAATAAACAGAGAGCGACTGCTATTAGTCTTACGATGGTTTTTACAACTTTTGGTGCAGTTGCTGGTCCGAATTTAGTAAATGCAATGGGTGATATTGCTCTTTCTATTGGCGTTCCAGCACTTGCTGGACCATTCATTTTAGCAGCAGCTGCATATATCTTAGCAGCAATTGTGCTTTTCGCTATGCTTCGGCCAGATCCATTACTAATAGCAAGATCAATAGAAGCGTCCAACAAAGAAAAACATGAGAAAACACATTCAGCTATTACAGAGCAAGTAGAAAACCGAAGAGGCATAATTGTAGGTGCGACAATTATGGTTCTCACTCAAATTGTAATGGTAGCTATTATGACAATGACACCTGTTCATATGCGGCATCATGGGCATAGCATAGGGGAAGTTGGTCTTGTTATTGGTTTTCATATAGGTGCCATGTATCTGCCTTCTCTGGTTACTGGTATCCTTGTTGATAAATTGGGACGTACTGCTATGGCGATTGCTTCTGGAATTACGTTACTTCTGGCGGGTTTAACAGCAGCATTTGCACCAGGAGATTCCATGGTTTTCCTGGTGATTGCACTTTCTCTACTCGGATTAGGATGGAATTTTGGGTTGATAAGTGGGACTGCACTTATTGTTGATTCAACTACAACCTCTACAAGGGCTAAAACACAAGGTACATTGGATGTTTTCGTGGCGTTGTCAGGAGCTGCTGGTGGAGCCTTGTCGGGAGTGATTATGGCAGGATCAAGTTATCTAACTTTATCATTTATTGGAGGGATTCTCTCTTTATTATTAATTCCGGTTATGATATGGTCTCGTATTGCCAAAAACTAG
- a CDS encoding phosphinothricin acetyltransferase — MTIKIRFVTSEDWLDVKRIYEAGIDTKIATFESNAPDSYNEWFGEANPNCSFVALEENHILGWCKLTPVSKRKVYKGVGEVSIYIAPDAMGKGIGHLLLNHMITASEKEGFWTLESKIFKENVASLNLHIKNGFRVVGVREKIAQLNGEWKDNILMERRRSI; from the coding sequence ATGACTATTAAAATACGATTTGTTACAAGTGAAGATTGGCTAGACGTAAAGCGAATTTATGAAGCAGGGATCGATACTAAAATAGCTACATTCGAATCGAATGCCCCCGATTCTTATAATGAGTGGTTTGGTGAAGCAAATCCAAATTGTTCATTTGTTGCTTTGGAGGAAAATCATATTTTAGGTTGGTGTAAATTAACGCCTGTTTCAAAACGTAAGGTGTATAAAGGAGTAGGAGAAGTAAGCATTTATATTGCACCAGATGCAATGGGAAAGGGAATTGGACATTTGTTATTGAATCATATGATTACAGCATCTGAAAAGGAGGGATTTTGGACATTAGAATCCAAAATTTTTAAAGAAAATGTTGCTAGTCTTAATTTACATATTAAAAATGGTTTTCGTGTGGTTGGTGTTCGCGAAAAGATTGCTCAACTCAATGGAGAGTGGAAAGACAATATTTTAATGGAGAGAAGAAGGAGTATTTAG